From Sediminibacterium sp. TEGAF015, a single genomic window includes:
- a CDS encoding MarR family winged helix-turn-helix transcriptional regulator yields MPNNHFKRGELYSVINGMASTAVARRLQKNFRNAGLEITIEQWSVLYHLWKEDGLSQQELCNRTFRDKPSITRLIDNLEKQQLVKRVASPTDRRINLVQLTDAAKDLQQITIDLANQTMAEALIGVDKKEIEIVKSVFQRVYDNLTLTPVDQLN; encoded by the coding sequence ATGCCAAACAACCATTTTAAAAGAGGAGAATTATACAGCGTCATCAATGGAATGGCTTCCACTGCTGTTGCAAGGAGATTGCAGAAAAATTTCCGCAACGCGGGATTGGAAATCACGATTGAGCAATGGAGTGTTTTATACCATTTATGGAAAGAAGATGGCCTTAGTCAGCAGGAACTCTGCAACAGAACTTTCAGAGACAAGCCCAGCATTACCCGATTGATTGACAATCTGGAGAAACAACAACTGGTGAAAAGAGTAGCATCGCCTACAGACAGAAGAATCAACCTGGTACAACTGACAGATGCTGCTAAAGACCTGCAACAAATCACCATTGATCTAGCCAATCAAACTATGGCGGAGGCTTTAATAGGCGTTGACAAGAAGGAAATTGAAATTGTAAAATCTGTTTTTCAGAGAGTATACGATAACCTAACCTTAACGCCGGTAGATCAATTGAATTAA
- a CDS encoding acyl-CoA dehydrogenase family protein: MEATNKTKALLGGEWIIKESNPHETFIPEDFNEEQQMVMDMCHQFLNAEVLPVVDKIDKMEPGLVASLMQKAGEQGLLSTSFPEEYGGLGKDFITSTIVNEGMGGGYSFSVAVAAHTGIGSLPILYFGTEAQKEKYIPKLASGEWKGAYGLTEPNSGSDALGAKTTAKLSEDGKHYILNGQKCWITNGGFADVYTVFAKIDGDKFTGFIVERGMEGFTQGPEEHKMGIKGSSTVQLYFQDCKVPVENVLGEIGKGHIIAFNILNIGRLKLCAATLGGAKRATDTSVQYAKTREQFKLPIAKFGAIRHKMAEMAIRLWVCESALFRSAKWIDDKEHELAASGKSFAEALLGAAEEYAIECAILKVYGSEVLDFVVDEGVQIHGGNGFSDEYDISRAYRDSRINRIYEGTNEINRLLTVDMVLKRAMKGKLDLMGPAMAVQKELMSIPDFGSEDEGAYAKELKTIANFKKAILMVAGAAVQKLMMQLDKEQEILMNIADMAIEVFHAESALMRVMKLASLKGDAAVATQNDIMRTYIYDAADRINKAGKDALNSFADGDELRMMHIGLKRFTKVEPFNTKDARRRIADRLVADNGYKI, encoded by the coding sequence ATGGAAGCCACAAACAAAACAAAAGCCCTTTTGGGTGGAGAATGGATCATCAAGGAAAGCAATCCCCACGAAACTTTTATTCCTGAGGATTTTAATGAAGAACAACAGATGGTCATGGATATGTGCCATCAGTTTTTGAATGCAGAAGTATTGCCTGTAGTAGACAAAATTGACAAAATGGAGCCAGGTCTGGTAGCTTCATTAATGCAGAAAGCAGGTGAACAGGGCTTACTCTCAACTTCTTTCCCTGAAGAATATGGCGGTTTAGGTAAAGACTTCATAACTTCTACCATAGTGAATGAAGGAATGGGTGGAGGTTATTCCTTCTCTGTTGCAGTTGCTGCACATACAGGAATTGGATCATTACCTATTTTATATTTTGGTACAGAAGCTCAGAAAGAAAAATATATACCCAAGCTGGCTAGTGGTGAATGGAAGGGTGCTTATGGATTAACAGAGCCGAATAGCGGAAGTGATGCATTGGGCGCAAAAACCACTGCAAAGCTTAGTGAAGACGGAAAGCACTATATTTTAAATGGACAAAAATGCTGGATTACCAATGGTGGTTTTGCAGACGTATACACCGTATTCGCAAAAATTGATGGTGACAAATTCACCGGATTTATTGTTGAGCGCGGAATGGAAGGATTTACACAAGGACCCGAAGAACATAAAATGGGAATCAAAGGTTCATCTACTGTACAACTATACTTCCAAGATTGTAAAGTACCTGTAGAAAACGTTTTAGGTGAAATAGGCAAAGGACATATTATCGCTTTCAATATTTTGAACATTGGTCGTTTAAAATTATGCGCAGCAACATTGGGTGGTGCTAAAAGAGCAACCGACACTTCTGTTCAGTATGCAAAAACCAGAGAGCAGTTTAAATTACCTATTGCAAAATTTGGAGCAATAAGACATAAAATGGCAGAAATGGCTATCCGTTTATGGGTCTGCGAATCTGCATTGTTTCGGTCTGCTAAATGGATTGATGATAAAGAACACGAATTGGCTGCCAGTGGCAAGTCGTTTGCAGAAGCCTTACTGGGTGCAGCAGAAGAATATGCAATTGAGTGTGCTATTTTAAAAGTGTATGGAAGTGAGGTATTGGATTTTGTAGTGGATGAAGGTGTTCAGATTCACGGCGGGAATGGCTTCTCTGATGAATACGATATTTCAAGAGCTTACAGAGACAGCCGTATTAACAGAATTTATGAAGGAACCAACGAAATCAATCGCCTGCTAACCGTAGACATGGTATTGAAACGTGCTATGAAAGGTAAATTGGATTTAATGGGACCTGCAATGGCTGTACAAAAAGAATTAATGAGCATTCCTGATTTTGGATCTGAAGACGAAGGTGCTTATGCAAAAGAATTAAAGACCATTGCTAACTTTAAGAAAGCCATTTTAATGGTAGCTGGCGCAGCTGTTCAAAAGCTGATGATGCAATTAGATAAGGAACAAGAAATACTAATGAATATTGCAGACATGGCTATTGAAGTGTTCCATGCAGAAAGTGCATTAATGCGTGTGATGAAACTGGCCTCTTTAAAAGGAGATGCTGCCGTAGCTACTCAAAATGACATTATGCGTACATATATTTACGATGCGGCTGATCGAATTAATAAAGCAGGAAAGGATGCCTTGAACAGTTTTGCAGATGGCGATGAACTACGCATGATGCATATTGGTTTAAAACGTTTTACCAAAGTAGAACCATTCAACACCAAGGATGCACGCAGAAGAATTGCAGACCGTTTGGTAGCAGACAATGGATACAAAATTTAA
- a CDS encoding L,D-transpeptidase family protein, producing the protein MKRAVYWTLLLAGVTLTTSFRKHRVLDPAKADKDTYSVYIIKSEYELKIYDKEGEWLASYPVVFGSKDLGDKLYQGDRRTPEGVFHISGKRKHAKWERFMLIDYPTAESYAKFNQRKALGIIPPNAKIGGEIGIHGTVPHDDFAIDEYRNWTEGCISTKNKYVQELFEMLPVGTRVEIRR; encoded by the coding sequence ATGAAAAGGGCAGTATACTGGACACTATTATTGGCAGGGGTTACTCTGACCACTTCCTTTCGAAAGCATAGGGTACTTGATCCCGCTAAAGCAGATAAGGATACGTATTCTGTTTATATTATAAAGAGCGAATACGAGCTTAAGATTTATGATAAAGAGGGTGAGTGGTTGGCTTCTTATCCGGTAGTATTTGGCAGTAAGGATTTAGGAGATAAATTATATCAGGGCGATAGAAGAACACCTGAGGGTGTATTCCATATATCTGGTAAACGCAAGCATGCTAAGTGGGAAAGATTCATGTTAATTGATTATCCTACTGCCGAAAGTTATGCCAAGTTCAATCAGCGAAAAGCTTTAGGGATTATACCCCCCAATGCTAAAATAGGCGGTGAAATAGGAATTCATGGAACAGTACCGCATGATGATTTTGCGATTGACGAATACAGAAATTGGACTGAAGGATGCATAAGCACCAAAAACAAATATGTTCAGGAACTATTCGAAATGTTGCCTGTTGGAACTAGAGTGGAAATCAGAAGGTAG
- a CDS encoding PorT family protein produces the protein MKSIVSMVAMVCIAMTGKAQTTSETDTIKVGNFVIIKKKGSDDNSAGSVRINKDNYNLLRVERRPAKRKNLSTNWWIVDLGFANMRDNTNYGYAQAGSYFRTFRPQDGPVNENSYRLNTGKSSNVNLWFFMQKLNVSKNVLNLKYGLGLEMYNFRYDSRISYNNSPTPYVFNDSISFTKNKLYAGYLTVPFMINVNTTPDKRKGFSFSAGVSAGYLIASRNKQISAERGKVKEKADFYMEPFRLAAIGEIGLGPVRLYGSYSLNKLQKDITRVEQYPFVVGVRLSTW, from the coding sequence ATGAAAAGCATCGTAAGCATGGTAGCAATGGTATGCATTGCAATGACAGGAAAAGCGCAAACAACTTCTGAAACAGATACTATCAAAGTTGGAAACTTTGTTATCATCAAGAAAAAAGGAAGCGATGATAATAGCGCAGGATCTGTAAGAATCAATAAAGACAATTACAATCTTCTAAGGGTTGAGCGCAGACCTGCTAAACGTAAAAATCTGAGCACCAATTGGTGGATTGTAGACCTTGGTTTTGCCAATATGCGTGACAATACCAATTATGGATATGCGCAAGCAGGATCTTATTTCAGAACATTCCGACCACAGGACGGTCCAGTTAACGAAAACAGTTATCGTTTAAATACTGGTAAGTCATCCAATGTTAACCTTTGGTTTTTTATGCAAAAACTAAATGTCAGCAAGAATGTACTGAATCTGAAATATGGCCTTGGATTGGAAATGTATAATTTCAGATACGATTCTAGAATAAGCTACAATAACAGTCCAACCCCATATGTATTCAATGATTCCATATCGTTTACTAAAAACAAATTATATGCAGGGTATCTTACAGTGCCTTTCATGATCAATGTAAATACTACTCCTGATAAGCGTAAAGGATTCAGTTTCAGTGCTGGTGTTAGTGCGGGTTATTTGATTGCCAGCCGTAATAAGCAGATTAGTGCGGAAAGAGGAAAAGTGAAAGAGAAAGCCGATTTTTATATGGAACCTTTCCGTTTAGCAGCTATTGGTGAAATTGGTCTGGGTCCGGTTCGCTTGTACGGCTCTTATAGCTTGAATAAATTACAAAAAGATATTACCCGAGTTGAACAATACCCATTTGTAGTAGGCGTAAGATTGAGTACATGGTAA
- a CDS encoding anti-sigma factor, which yields MTVINRHNYESYFLLWVDGELSDEEQVAVDRFVAENPDLAEELSLLKSTQLQPEEAIVFKGKEALFKKEGQDISLNNYEEWFLLYTDKELSEEQRRQVEVFVLQHPALQYDFEWLQQTRLPEEKWVFANKELLYRKSSGTRPVVYMRWMRYAAAAAVIGIMATVWMLVPANTLKEPLQLEGSTPEIVGNSGNSTDQTQNSSIQPKANSVAAENLPNVKVIGGNQLSNQGSNSKSNGQLTASGIVNNNPVIKMVETVPVQNPGDVISANSSIVPKQNLSLASINSERVVPVIVAAEKPLHSEMPEEKADAVPEESKPVYTALEDVDEDKSLYIGALEINKDRLRGLFRKAGSIFRSKSKQNEEDGRQRK from the coding sequence ATGACTGTTATTAACCGACATAATTACGAATCCTACTTTCTACTATGGGTAGATGGGGAACTCTCTGATGAAGAGCAGGTTGCCGTAGATCGGTTTGTAGCAGAGAATCCAGATCTGGCAGAAGAGCTGTCCCTATTAAAAAGCACACAATTGCAACCTGAAGAAGCAATTGTATTTAAGGGTAAGGAAGCATTGTTTAAAAAGGAAGGACAGGATATTTCACTCAATAACTATGAAGAATGGTTTCTGTTGTATACAGACAAGGAATTGTCTGAGGAACAAAGAAGGCAAGTAGAAGTATTTGTATTGCAACATCCGGCTTTGCAATATGATTTTGAATGGTTGCAGCAAACCCGTTTACCTGAAGAAAAATGGGTGTTTGCCAATAAAGAACTTTTATACAGAAAATCTTCAGGAACAAGACCGGTTGTATATATGCGATGGATGCGTTATGCAGCGGCGGCAGCTGTAATTGGAATTATGGCAACTGTATGGATGCTGGTACCTGCCAATACGCTGAAAGAACCATTGCAGTTGGAAGGATCAACTCCGGAGATTGTAGGAAATTCAGGGAATTCAACTGATCAGACTCAAAACTCCTCAATTCAACCAAAGGCCAATTCAGTAGCTGCTGAAAATTTACCTAACGTAAAAGTAATTGGAGGGAATCAACTGTCCAATCAGGGCAGCAATAGTAAAAGTAATGGTCAGCTTACTGCTTCAGGTATTGTCAATAATAATCCAGTTATTAAAATGGTTGAAACGGTACCTGTACAAAATCCTGGAGATGTTATTTCAGCAAACAGTTCAATTGTACCTAAACAAAACCTAAGCTTAGCGTCGATTAATTCGGAAAGGGTAGTGCCTGTAATAGTAGCAGCTGAAAAACCTTTGCATTCAGAAATGCCGGAAGAAAAAGCAGATGCAGTTCCGGAAGAATCAAAGCCTGTTTATACAGCTTTGGAAGATGTTGATGAAGATAAAAGTCTTTATATAGGGGCATTGGAAATTAATAAAGATCGCCTTCGTGGTTTGTTTCGGAAAGCAGGAAGCATATTCCGTTCTAAGTCAAAGCAAAACGAAGAAGATGGCAGACAAAGAAAATAA
- a CDS encoding RNA polymerase sigma factor, giving the protein MTEFEYNECVNNHADGLFRFIVKNLRHEEDARDIVQSSFEKLWKNRDQVEAGKSKSYLFTVGYNQMIDHIRKNKRVHLQDTFEEQTGIQYQQHSGIKKTLMEALNRLNETQKSLVMLKDYEGYSYEEIGKIMSLSESQVKVYLHRARLTLKSYLVSAENIL; this is encoded by the coding sequence ATGACCGAGTTTGAGTACAATGAATGTGTAAACAATCATGCCGATGGACTTTTCAGGTTCATCGTGAAAAATCTTCGGCATGAAGAAGATGCCAGGGATATTGTACAATCAAGTTTTGAAAAACTCTGGAAAAACAGAGATCAGGTAGAAGCAGGGAAGTCAAAGTCTTATTTGTTTACTGTTGGGTATAATCAGATGATTGATCATATCCGCAAAAACAAAAGGGTTCATTTGCAGGATACTTTTGAGGAGCAGACAGGTATTCAGTATCAGCAGCATTCAGGAATTAAAAAAACGCTGATGGAAGCACTGAACAGGCTAAATGAAACTCAGAAAAGTCTGGTAATGTTGAAAGATTATGAGGGATATAGTTACGAAGAGATTGGGAAGATTATGAGCCTTAGTGAGAGTCAGGTAAAGGTTTACCTGCATCGAGCCAGGCTTACTTTAAAAAGCTATCTGGTAAGCGCCGAAAATATTTTATAA
- the mqnC gene encoding cyclic dehypoxanthinyl futalosine synthase → MNYICVNFVAYTIMMELANLYQKALDFSFLTVEEGMFLFEHAPLADLMHIADELRKKQVLHGKVTWQIDRNVNTTNVCIANCKFCNFYRIPGHAEAYITDMPTYRKKIEETLKYGGDQLLLQGGHHPELGLDFYTTTFRQIKNEYPTIKLHALGPPEVAHIAKLEKMSHHDVLKALKDAGLDSLPGAGAEILVDRVRRLISKGKCGADEWLAIMHEAHKLDITTSATMMFGHVETIEERFIHLEKIRAVQAMKPADAKGFLAFIPWTFQDVDTLLTKIRGVQNLTTPDEYMRMIAISRIMLPNVKNIQASWLTVGKETAQLCLHGGANDFGSIMIEENVVSAAGAPHRFTYKTIQEAIKEAGFEPQLRNQQYEWREIPATIEEQTINY, encoded by the coding sequence ATGAACTATATCTGTGTTAACTTTGTTGCTTATACAATTATGATGGAATTAGCCAATTTATACCAGAAAGCACTTGATTTTTCGTTTTTAACAGTGGAAGAGGGTATGTTTTTATTTGAACATGCTCCTCTGGCGGATTTAATGCATATAGCTGATGAATTGAGGAAAAAGCAGGTTCTACACGGAAAAGTGACCTGGCAGATTGACCGGAATGTGAATACAACCAACGTTTGTATTGCCAATTGTAAATTTTGTAATTTCTACAGAATACCGGGTCATGCTGAAGCCTATATTACGGATATGCCTACCTATCGGAAAAAGATAGAAGAAACGCTTAAGTATGGCGGTGATCAGCTTTTATTACAGGGAGGACACCATCCTGAATTAGGACTGGATTTTTACACAACAACCTTCCGTCAAATTAAGAACGAGTACCCAACCATCAAATTGCATGCATTGGGACCACCCGAAGTGGCACATATTGCCAAATTAGAAAAAATGAGTCATCACGATGTGCTGAAGGCATTGAAAGATGCAGGGCTCGATTCTTTGCCAGGGGCAGGAGCAGAGATACTGGTGGATCGGGTACGCCGCCTTATTTCTAAAGGTAAATGTGGTGCGGACGAATGGTTGGCCATAATGCACGAAGCGCACAAACTTGATATCACCACTAGTGCAACTATGATGTTCGGGCATGTAGAAACCATAGAGGAACGGTTTATACACCTGGAAAAAATCAGAGCCGTTCAGGCAATGAAACCTGCGGATGCCAAAGGCTTCCTGGCATTTATTCCCTGGACTTTCCAGGATGTTGATACCTTATTAACCAAAATCAGAGGTGTTCAGAATCTTACAACACCGGACGAATATATGCGCATGATTGCCATCAGTAGAATTATGCTACCGAATGTTAAAAATATCCAGGCCAGCTGGCTGACGGTTGGGAAGGAAACCGCACAATTGTGTTTACATGGTGGTGCCAATGATTTTGGATCGATTATGATTGAAGAAAATGTGGTAAGTGCTGCAGGAGCCCCCCATCGGTTTACCTATAAAACCATACAGGAAGCCATCAAAGAAGCTGGATTTGAACCTCAGTTAAGGAACCAGCAATATGAGTGGAGGGAAATTCCAGCAACAATTGAGGAGCAAACCATTAATTATTAA
- a CDS encoding aspartyl protease family protein, with translation MKKFISIILLLGVLQLRAQEEFVPPDARFITKVPFFQLSGGIIIIKAQFDQFTDSLNFVLDTGSGGISLDSTTAEKLKIQTQQSEKTIRGIAGVKKVSFAYNHTLSMPGIEVKQLDFHINNYDLLTSVYGVKIDGIIGYSFLRRYIVHLDFDKRIMEVYAPGRYKYPRGGQLLRPNFSTLPLMQASIQDNKTFLNRFIFDTGAGLCFLLSRDYVEDSSVFKSKRKFFLTQAEGLGGKKQMEIAVMKSIKIGNYKFKKVPVHIFEDDYNVTNYPTLGGLIGNDLLRRFNIILNYPDQSIHLKPNNHFNDPFDYSYTGLGIYLIDGQIKVVDIIEGSPGQKAGFKIDDIIFSIENNASNNIQAYKNLFQNSIGKIKVIVLRNSVPVLLNIQVKDIRK, from the coding sequence GTGAAGAAATTCATTTCCATCATATTATTGCTGGGAGTACTGCAACTCCGCGCTCAGGAGGAATTTGTGCCCCCGGATGCGCGTTTCATCACCAAAGTGCCATTTTTTCAACTGAGCGGGGGTATTATCATTATAAAAGCACAGTTTGACCAGTTTACCGATTCACTGAATTTTGTGCTGGATACGGGTAGCGGAGGGATTTCTCTGGATTCTACTACTGCTGAAAAATTAAAAATCCAAACGCAGCAATCAGAAAAAACTATCCGGGGAATTGCAGGAGTTAAAAAAGTTTCTTTTGCCTACAATCATACTCTGAGTATGCCGGGCATTGAAGTAAAACAACTAGACTTTCACATTAATAACTACGATTTATTGACTAGCGTTTATGGGGTCAAAATTGATGGGATCATTGGTTATAGTTTTCTGAGGCGGTATATTGTTCACCTCGATTTTGACAAACGCATCATGGAAGTATATGCACCCGGTCGATACAAATATCCGAGGGGAGGACAACTCTTAAGGCCTAATTTCAGCACCCTCCCGCTAATGCAGGCTTCCATTCAGGACAACAAAACATTTTTAAACCGATTCATTTTTGATACCGGGGCAGGCTTATGCTTCCTTTTGTCTAGAGATTATGTGGAAGACAGCTCGGTTTTTAAGAGTAAAAGGAAGTTTTTTCTGACACAGGCTGAAGGATTAGGGGGAAAAAAGCAAATGGAAATTGCTGTCATGAAATCTATCAAAATTGGTAACTATAAATTCAAAAAAGTACCTGTACATATTTTTGAAGATGATTATAATGTTACCAATTATCCAACATTAGGTGGTTTAATCGGGAACGATTTATTGAGAAGGTTTAACATTATCCTAAACTATCCTGACCAAAGTATTCACCTAAAGCCCAATAATCATTTCAATGATCCATTCGATTATAGCTATACAGGGCTTGGCATCTATTTAATTGATGGTCAAATTAAAGTAGTGGATATTATTGAGGGATCTCCTGGTCAAAAGGCAGGGTTTAAAATAGACGATATTATTTTCTCCATTGAAAACAATGCATCAAACAATATACAGGCTTATAAAAATCTGTTTCAGAACTCAATAGGAAAAATAAAAGTAATCGTACTGAGAAACAGCGTACCTGTATTGCTAAACATACAAGTGAAAGACATTCGTAAGTAA
- a CDS encoding M16 family metallopeptidase: MIDYNRFTLDNGLTVLVHEDTATPMAVVNVLYDVGARDENPSKTGFAHLFEHLMFGGSVHIPDYDEPLQRAGGDNNAYTTNDLTNYYCQLPAQNIETAFWLESDRMLSLAFSEKSLAVQRKVVCEEFREHYINKPYGDVWKHMRELAYTVHPYQWMTIGKELSHVENAYIDDVKNFFFKHYRPINAILVVAGNVKTEEIKKLAEKWFGPIEMGEKYIRCLPQEPIQDQARRKTIEANVPLDAFVKTWHMDARLEKGYYAADLITEILGGGASSRLYQSLVKEQKLFSNLDCYHFGSMDAGLLTIEGKLVKGVDINKAEQAISEQLQQLQEHLVPLAELTKVKNKTESVIAFEDMSIMSRASSLAMYELLGDASLMNTELDKYQEINAQDIQQYSKNIFRESNSNTLHYLAK; this comes from the coding sequence ATGATAGACTATAACCGATTTACACTGGACAATGGACTAACCGTTCTTGTTCATGAAGACACTGCCACACCCATGGCAGTAGTGAATGTGCTGTATGATGTTGGCGCAAGAGATGAAAATCCTTCCAAAACCGGATTTGCTCATTTATTTGAGCACCTAATGTTTGGTGGTAGCGTTCATATTCCAGACTATGACGAGCCTTTACAAAGAGCCGGTGGAGACAACAACGCTTATACTACCAACGACCTAACCAACTACTATTGCCAATTGCCAGCGCAAAATATTGAAACCGCTTTCTGGCTCGAGAGTGATCGCATGCTCAGTTTGGCCTTCAGTGAAAAAAGCCTGGCAGTTCAGCGAAAAGTAGTATGCGAAGAATTTAGAGAACACTACATTAATAAGCCTTACGGCGATGTTTGGAAACATATGCGCGAGTTAGCATATACGGTTCATCCTTATCAGTGGATGACCATTGGCAAAGAATTGAGTCATGTAGAAAACGCATATATAGATGACGTAAAAAATTTCTTCTTCAAACATTATCGACCCATCAATGCCATACTGGTTGTGGCCGGAAATGTTAAAACAGAAGAAATAAAAAAACTGGCAGAGAAATGGTTTGGCCCCATTGAAATGGGAGAGAAATACATTCGCTGCTTGCCACAGGAACCCATCCAGGATCAGGCAAGAAGAAAAACCATTGAAGCCAATGTGCCACTAGATGCTTTTGTAAAAACCTGGCATATGGATGCTAGATTGGAAAAGGGATATTATGCAGCAGACCTGATTACAGAAATCCTGGGTGGGGGCGCCTCTTCCAGATTGTATCAGTCGCTGGTAAAAGAGCAGAAATTGTTTTCTAACCTGGATTGCTACCATTTCGGATCTATGGATGCTGGCTTGTTAACAATTGAAGGGAAGCTAGTGAAAGGGGTTGATATCAACAAAGCAGAACAGGCAATATCAGAGCAGCTTCAGCAATTACAGGAACACCTGGTTCCGCTTGCTGAATTAACCAAAGTAAAAAATAAAACGGAGAGCGTAATTGCATTTGAAGATATGAGTATCATGAGCAGAGCGAGTAGCTTGGCCATGTACGAATTATTGGGAGACGCATCACTAATGAATACTGAGCTGGATAAATACCAGGAAATCAACGCGCAGGATATTCAGCAGTACAGTAAAAATATTTTCAGGGAAAGCAATAGCAACACGTTACATTACCTGGCTAAATAA